The segment TGCGCCAGAGCACGAACCAGCATGGCGCGGTGGAGGTCAGGTTCAGGTAGTAGCCCTCGCCCTCGTCGCGGTACAGCGTGACCGCATAGCCGGGATGCGCCCAGTGCTCACCGTGCTCGTCCGCGTCGAGCCGCTTCGGCGCCGTGCCGAACTCGCCGAGATCCGGCAGCACGGCATCGAGCTCCCACTTCCAGGGTTGCCAGCGGTTGGTCAGCGCAACGCGGCGCATGACCACCGCCATCGTCACCGACGGCCTGCCAGCGGGCAAGGCTTCCGGCTCGGGAACAGCGGGTTGGTCCACGGCGGACTCCGGTGAAGGTCAGGTGTTCTGAACGACGATGCTCGGGAACTTGTTGCTCATGTCGCGCGTCTTGTCGGCAACCTTGATCGCCACCTTGCGCGCCACTTCGCGGTAGATCGTCGAGATCGGGCTGTCCGGTTCGGCCACGACGGTCGGGCGTCCGGAGTCGGCCTGCTCGCGGATCGACAGGTTCAGCGGCAGGCTGCCCAGGAGGTCCACGCCATACTCGGTGCTCATCCGCTCCGCGCCGCCTTCGCCGAAGATGTGTTCGACATGGCCACAGTTCGGGCAGCAGTAGACCGCCATGTTCTCGACGATGCCGAGAATCGGAATGCCGACCTTCTCGAACATCTTCAGGCCCTTGCGGGCATCGAGCAGGGCGATGTCCTGCGGGGTCGTCACGATCACGGCGCCCGTGACGGGCACCTTCTGCGACAACGTGAGCTGGATGTCGCCGGTGCCCGGGGGCATGTCGACGATCAGGTAGTCCAGGTCGTGCCAGTTGGTCTGGCGCAGCAGTTGTTCCAGGGCCGACGTGACCATCGGGCCGCGCCATACCATCGGATTGTCCTGTTCGATCAGGAAACCGATCGAGTTGGCCTGCAGGCCATGACCCTCCATTGGCTCCATGGTCTGGCCATCGGTCGACTCGGGTCGGCCGTCGATACCCAGCATCATCGGCAGGCTCGGGCCGTAGATATCGGCGTCCAGCATGCCGACGCGCGCGCCTTCGGCGGCCAGCGCCAGCGCCAGGTTCACGGCGGTGGTGGACTTGCCCACCCCGCCCTTGCCAGAGGCCACGGCGATCACATTGCGCACGCCCGGCAGCAGCTTGACGCCGCGCTGCACCGCGTGGGCGACGATCTTCATCGACATCGCCACGCTGACGTTGGTTACGCCCGGCAGATTGCGCAGGGCGCCGATCACGAGCTTGCGGATGGGCTCGAACTGGCTCTTGCCGGGGTATCCGAGCTCCACTTCCACGGAAACGTCACCGCCATCGACCCGCACGTTACGCGCCGAGCGCGTGGACACGAGGTCCTTGCCCGTGTTGGGGTCGATCACGGTCCGCAGGACTTCGGTTACCTGTTCAATGGTGAGACTCAAGACAGACTCCGCTTCTAATATGGATATGTGGGGTTGAGGCACGCAATGCTAACAAAGTCGCCCACACGATATGGTCTTGTGGCCCGCGCCGCCGGGAAACCCCTTTGCCGAGTGCGGAATTACAGACAATTACATCTCTCACAGTCTCGGGCTTGTGCACGCGCCGCCATATGCCTATTGTAGTGCGCCAATCTTGGGATCCCGCGTGCCGACAGGCGGTATGCGGGATCGTCCTGAGTGTTTTTGATTGCATCATGAAAGTTGTACTGCCAGTGGGCGGCATTACGCGCCAGGCGTTAACATGCAGGATGGCTTTGGCAAAACATTTACGGGAATCACCAGAAGGAGAAAGCATGAATTTCAAGCTCGTCACCGTCTCGCTCGTCGCGGCTGCGGCCCTGGCGGGTTGCGCCACCGAACAACAGACCAATACGGCGGTCGGCACCGGAGTCGGTGCGGCGGTAGGCGCGGGGATCGGTAACCTGATCGGCGGCAACACCACTGGCACGCTGGTCGGCGCGGCAGTGGGCGGCGCGCTCGGCGGCGCCACCGGTTACAACTGGAATGCTATCCGCGGCAAGCTGAACAAGGACACCGCGGGCACCGGCACCCAGATCACCGAGCAGCCGGACGGCTCCCTGAAGGTCAACATCCCGAGCCAGGTCACGTTCGACACGGACAGCTCGACGATCAAGCCGTCGTTCCGCAACGTGCTCGACCAGGTGGCCCAGACGCTAGCGCAGCATCAGGACGTGTCGGCCAACGTCGTTGGCCATACGGACAGCACCGGCAACCCGCAATACAACATGCAGCTCTCGCAACGCCGCGCCCAGAGCGTGGCTGGCTACCTGGGTGACCGTGGCGTCGCCCGGACCCGCCTGAGCGCCGAAGGCCGGGGCCAAACCCAGCCCGTCGCGGACAATTCGACCGAGGCTGGCCGTGCCCAAAATCGTCGCGTCGAAATTTTCTTGAAACCAATTTCTGGGTGACCAGTCATAGAGTTCAGGTACCGCTTGCCACCGTTGCTGGCTCGCGATGGGTGGCTGACCTCCCGGGCGGTACCTGATTTCTCCTCCTTTTCCGTTGTGGAAAGCTGCGCCGGTGACTAACCGGCGCTTTTTTTTGCCCATTTGCCTCGTGAATTAACGGTTTCCGGGCTGTTTTCGGCGATATTCGCCCCAATTCGGCCCAAGTTCGCCCCCCGTTCGCGCCCAATCCACACGCAAACCGCGCACCGACGCGGGGCAATTGCTAAAATAGCGCCTTTACCCCCGTGCCTCCTGCCGGTCACCGCCGGCGCTCCTGGCGCAAAACCCCTCTGAACGGCTCTTTTCATGACAGCACGCCGCATCCTCGTCACTTCCGCCCTGCCATATGCCAACGGCCAGATCCATATCGGCCACCTGGTGGAGTACATCCAGACCGACATCTGGGTGCGCTTCCAGCGCATGATGGGCAACGAGGTCTATTACGTGGGCGCCGATGACACCCACGGCACCCCGGTCATGCTGCGCGCCGAAAAGGAAGGCATCACCCCGAAGCAGCTGATCGACCGCGTCTGGACCGAACACAAGCGCGACTTCGACAACTTCCTGGTGTCGTTCGACAACTACTACAGCACCGACGCCGAAGAAAACCGCCAGCTTTGCGAGAAGATCTACCTGGCCCTGAAGGCCGAGGATCTGATTACCGAGCGCGACGTCGAGCAGTTCTACGACCCGGTCAAGAACATGTTCCTGCCGGATCGCTTCATCAAGGGCGAGTGCCCGAAGTGCGGCGCCAAGGACCAGTACGGCGATTCGTGTGAAGTTTGCGGCACAACCTATGTCCCGACGGATCTGAAGAATCCGTACTCGGTGGTTTCCGGGGCAACGCCGGTGCGCAAGTCGTCGACGCACTTCTTCTTCAAGCTTTCCGACCCGCGCTGCGAAACGTTCCTGCGCGAGTGGGTGGCCGATCTGGCCCAGCCTGAAGCCAGCAACAAGATGCAGGAATGGCTGGGTGCCGAAGGCGAAGCCTCGACGCTGTCCGATTGGGACATCTCGCGCGACGCCCCGTACTTCGGCTTCGAGATCCCCGGCGCGCCGGGCAAGTATTTCTACGTGTGGCTCGATGCCCCGATCGGCTACTACGCGAGCTTCAAGAACCTCGCCGAGAAGCGCGGCATCGATTTCGACGCCTGGGTCGGCCCGCACTCGACGGCAGAGCAGTACCACTTCATCGGCAAGGACATCCTGTACTTCCACACGCTGTTCTGGCCGGCGATGCTCCGCTTCTCGGGCTATCGCACCCCGACCAACGTGTTCGCGCACGGCTTCCTGACCGTCGACGGCGCCAAGATGAGCAAGTCGCGTGGCACGTTCATCACCGCGCAGAGCTATACCGATACCGGCATGAACCCGGAATGGCTGCGCTACTACTTCGCCGCCAAGCTCAATGCGAGCATGGAAGACCTGGACCTGAACCTGGACGACTTCGTCGCCCGCGTGAACAGCGACCTGATCGGCAAGTACGTGAACATCGCCAGCCGCGCCGCCGGCTTCCTGGTCAAGCGCTTCGACGGCAAGGTGAACGAGGCCGCGCTGGCCAACCCGCTGCTGGAGCAACTGCGCCAGGCCGCACCGCAACTGGCCCAGTACTATGAAGGCCGCGAGTACAGCAAGGCACTGCGTCTGGTGATGGAACTGACCGACGCGGTCAACGCGTTCGTCGACACCAACAAGCCGTGGGAACTGGCCAAGGACGAAAGCAAGCGCGATGCGCTGCACGCCGCCTGCTCGGTGTCGCTGGAAGCCTTCCGCCTGCTGACGATCTATCTGAAGCCGGTAGTGCCGACCATGGCCGCTGGCGTCGAGCGTTTCCTGAACGTCGATCCGCTCGACTGGCGCGCCATCGACAAGCAGCTTTCCGCCGACCGACCGGTGCAGCCGTACCAGCACCTGATGACGCGCGTGGATGTCAAACAGATCGATGCGCTGTTGGCAGCAAACCGCGACTCGCTGCAGGCTGCAGCGCCGGCCGCCGAAGCTGGCGCAGCAGGCGCCTCGGCCATCGAGCCGGTTGCCGACACGATCACGATCGACGACTTCGCGAAGATCGACCTGCGCGTGGCGAAGATCGTGGCGTGCGACAAGGTCGAAGGTTCGAACAAGCTGCTGCAGTTGACGCTGGACCTGGGCGAAGGCAAGACGCGCAACGTGTTCTCGGGCATCCAGTCGGCCTACACGCCCGAGCAACTCGTGGGCAAGCTGACCGTGGTGGTGGCCAACCTGGCACCGCGCAAGATGAAGTTCGGCATGTCCGAAGGCATGGTCCTGGCTGCATCGGC is part of the Cupriavidus metallidurans CH34 genome and harbors:
- a CDS encoding DUF3305 domain-containing protein produces the protein MDQPAVPEPEALPAGRPSVTMAVVMRRVALTNRWQPWKWELDAVLPDLGEFGTAPKRLDADEHGEHWAHPGYAVTLYRDEGEGYYLNLTSTAPCWFVLWRMAEEPDEDGETRPVPVTVSLSYNEAGRWLDAGENVENVPLEPEQRAWLQAFTDQHYRPEPKKRRRPESFKAPEERARY
- the apbC gene encoding iron-sulfur cluster carrier protein ApbC, with the translated sequence MSLTIEQVTEVLRTVIDPNTGKDLVSTRSARNVRVDGGDVSVEVELGYPGKSQFEPIRKLVIGALRNLPGVTNVSVAMSMKIVAHAVQRGVKLLPGVRNVIAVASGKGGVGKSTTAVNLALALAAEGARVGMLDADIYGPSLPMMLGIDGRPESTDGQTMEPMEGHGLQANSIGFLIEQDNPMVWRGPMVTSALEQLLRQTNWHDLDYLIVDMPPGTGDIQLTLSQKVPVTGAVIVTTPQDIALLDARKGLKMFEKVGIPILGIVENMAVYCCPNCGHVEHIFGEGGAERMSTEYGVDLLGSLPLNLSIREQADSGRPTVVAEPDSPISTIYREVARKVAIKVADKTRDMSNKFPSIVVQNT
- a CDS encoding OmpA family protein — its product is MNFKLVTVSLVAAAALAGCATEQQTNTAVGTGVGAAVGAGIGNLIGGNTTGTLVGAAVGGALGGATGYNWNAIRGKLNKDTAGTGTQITEQPDGSLKVNIPSQVTFDTDSSTIKPSFRNVLDQVAQTLAQHQDVSANVVGHTDSTGNPQYNMQLSQRRAQSVAGYLGDRGVARTRLSAEGRGQTQPVADNSTEAGRAQNRRVEIFLKPISG
- the metG gene encoding methionine--tRNA ligase: MTARRILVTSALPYANGQIHIGHLVEYIQTDIWVRFQRMMGNEVYYVGADDTHGTPVMLRAEKEGITPKQLIDRVWTEHKRDFDNFLVSFDNYYSTDAEENRQLCEKIYLALKAEDLITERDVEQFYDPVKNMFLPDRFIKGECPKCGAKDQYGDSCEVCGTTYVPTDLKNPYSVVSGATPVRKSSTHFFFKLSDPRCETFLREWVADLAQPEASNKMQEWLGAEGEASTLSDWDISRDAPYFGFEIPGAPGKYFYVWLDAPIGYYASFKNLAEKRGIDFDAWVGPHSTAEQYHFIGKDILYFHTLFWPAMLRFSGYRTPTNVFAHGFLTVDGAKMSKSRGTFITAQSYTDTGMNPEWLRYYFAAKLNASMEDLDLNLDDFVARVNSDLIGKYVNIASRAAGFLVKRFDGKVNEAALANPLLEQLRQAAPQLAQYYEGREYSKALRLVMELTDAVNAFVDTNKPWELAKDESKRDALHAACSVSLEAFRLLTIYLKPVVPTMAAGVERFLNVDPLDWRAIDKQLSADRPVQPYQHLMTRVDVKQIDALLAANRDSLQAAAPAAEAGAAGASAIEPVADTITIDDFAKIDLRVAKIVACDKVEGSNKLLQLTLDLGEGKTRNVFSGIQSAYTPEQLVGKLTVVVANLAPRKMKFGMSEGMVLAASAADEKANPGLYILEPHSGAVPGMRIR